The Wolbachia endosymbiont (group B) of Gerris lacustris genomic interval ATCTTTAAATGCCCATCACCTTTACAAGCTTCACATCTTCCTCCCTTGGTATTAAATGAAAATCGGCTCACATTATATCCCCTAGCTTTCGATTCTGGAAGACCTGCAAACCAATTTCTGATGTGAGTAAACATACCAACATATGTTGCTGGATTTGATGCTGGGGTCCTACCAATTGGCGATTGATCAACTTCTATAATTTTATCTATATACTCAAGGCCTTCTATCTTGTCGCATCGGCCATGCTTTACAGATGAATGATTTATCTTCTGTGCTGAATATTTATATAGTGTTTCTATTACTAAACTTGATTTTCCTCCTCCTGATATTCCAGTAACACAAATGAGATTCCCTATAGGAAATTCAACATTTATATTTTTTAAGTGATTCTCACACGCGTTAACTACCTTTATGAACTGAGTTGCTTGCTTTCTTCTTTTTGAAATTGAAATTTCCTTCTTTCCACTTAAATACTGTCCTGTTATGCTCTCTAAATTTTTTTGTACCTGACCTGGTGTTCCTTCTGCAACAACTTTTCCTCCGTTTACACCAGCTCCAGGACCAATATCAATCACATAATCAGCAGCCATTATTGTGTCTTCATCATGTTCAACAACAATCACAGTATTACCCATGTCTCTCAGATTTTTAAGTGTGGCAATTAATCGATCATTATCACATTGATGAAGGCCAATTGAGGGTTCGTCAAGCACGTATAGCACTCCTGTTAAACCAGAGCCAATTTGCGAAGCAAGCCTGATCCTCTGGCTTTCACCACCAGAGAGAGTGCTAGATTCACGGTCAAGTGTAAGGTAATTTAGCCCTACATCCTTTAAAAATGTCAGCCTTTTGATTATTTCGTTTAATATTTTATTTGAAATTTGCTTATGTTGTTCTGTGAGCTTGTCTGGCAAATTTTCAAACCACTTAAGGGATTCATCGATGCTGAGCTCTGATATTTCACCTATATGTTTTTCATCAATTTTCACTGTAAGTGCTTCTTTTCTCAATCTATAGCCAGTACATTCCTTGCAGTGCATGATAGAGCAATATTTCTCAATAAGTGCTTCATTATAATCCATCTGGTGTTCTAGGATACTGACCAAGCCTTGAAATTTTAGTTCTCTAGAGCCAAAGAGTATCAAATCCTTCACTTTTTCATCTATATTTTTCCACGGAATATCAAGGCTAAATTTGCAATTTTCAGCCAATGATAGAATTACATTTCTTAGAGACCCAGAATTTGCATGCATTTGACCTACTGGCTTTAAAGCACCCTCAGATATTGAGAGTGTCTCATCTGGCACTATCAGGTTTGCATCAACACTTATTTTCTTACCGAGCCCATTACATGAACTGCACGCACCATAGGGGCTGTTGAAAGAAAACAATCTTGGCTCTATTTCTTCAAGAGTAAAGCCAGACTCAGGACATGCAAAATTCTCTGAGAAAGTTAAAACTTGACCGTTTTTATATTCGGAATTATGGTTGTCGGGTAATTCCACTATTTCTGCATATATCAAGCCATGGGCAAGTCTCAATGCTGATTCTATACTGCTTGGTAGTCGATTTCCTATATCATCTGATATAGATACTCTATCTGCAACTACGAAAATATCGTGCTTCTTGTTTTTATCGAGTTTAGGCAACTCATCTATATGATATATTTTACCGTTTATTTTTAGTCTTACGTAACCCTGCTTTTTAATTTCCAATATCTCTTTCAGGTGCTCTCCCTTTCTGCCACGCACAATAGGAGCAAGTATATATACTTTAGTTTCTAAAGGTAATGCTGTAATAATATCTACAATTTGAGATACAGTCTGTTTCGTTATTGGTAATCCAGTTGCAGGCGAGTAAGGAATTCCTATTCGTGCATATATTAAGCGTAGATAGTCATAAATTTCAGTAACAGTTCCAACGGTTGATCTTGGATTTTTTGAGATCGATTTTTGATTAATTGATATTGCAGGAGAGAGGCCTGTGATTGACTCAACATCTGGTTTATCTTGAATGTTAAGAAATTGACGTGCATAAACCGATAGACTTTCAACGTATCGGCGTTGGCCTTCTGCATAAATCGTATCGAATGCTAAGCTTGATTTACCAGAACCGCTCAGCCCAGTTATAACAACTAACTTATTTTTCGGTATATTGACATCTATACCCTGCAGATTATGCTCTCTTGCACCTTTAACTCTGATCATACTTCATATACCTTTGACCATTACAGCCTCAAAATACATAAACTCACAACAACTTGCTACTAATTTTTTTAACTATTACAGAAAACGAGGTAGTGCAAAACATTTTGCCACACAACTATATGAACATCTGTTTTCGCCAAGTTAGTTCGTACAACAAATGGTGTCATAAAAGTATGTTTTCTACAATCTCATCAAAAACATGCTTACCAATTTTTGGAAACAGGAAATTTTATTTTATATAAAATATAGAATTTTGATATATTTAACTTTTTTGTGAGATTATGCAACGATAAAAATAAATTGAGAGGGAAAGGTTATGGCAATAGAGAAGCAGAAGTTTTTTGAAATAATAAATGAGGTAGGTGAAAGTTGTAAGTTAAAAATGTGATATAAAAGAGATAAGAGGGAAAGATAACCCTACTCACTATAGGAATAGGGCTATCACGGGCGTGTGCGACCGAATGAAAGTTGGTATTACAACCGTAGCCATCAAGGTAAACTAGCCCCATCTCTCGATACGTTTGAATAGTTGCATGGGACATATGTATGCACCCGTTTACAATCTTAAATTAATTAAACTATCGAGGTTATTTATTATGATTACATCTTATCAAAATTTCATTGGCATTGATATCGGAAAATTTAAAAATGTTGCTGCAGCTTATAACCAAAGGAGCGCTATCAAGTTTGACAATGATGCTACTGGTTGGCAACAGTTGTTTCAAAAATTTTCAGATATCCTACCTAATTCTCTAGTAACTTTAGAAAACACTGGAAAATATGAGCTTGGCTTAGCACATTTTCTTGTTGATAAGAATGTTGCTGTACATCGAGCTAATACTCGTAAAGTAAAAAGTTTTATCATATCACATGGAACTTTAGCAAAGACAGATCAATCAGATGCAAGAGCCCTTGCTCAATATGGTTTTGA includes:
- the uvrA gene encoding excinuclease ABC subunit UvrA; its protein translation is MIRVKGAREHNLQGIDVNIPKNKLVVITGLSGSGKSSLAFDTIYAEGQRRYVESLSVYARQFLNIQDKPDVESITGLSPAISINQKSISKNPRSTVGTVTEIYDYLRLIYARIGIPYSPATGLPITKQTVSQIVDIITALPLETKVYILAPIVRGRKGEHLKEILEIKKQGYVRLKINGKIYHIDELPKLDKNKKHDIFVVADRVSISDDIGNRLPSSIESALRLAHGLIYAEIVELPDNHNSEYKNGQVLTFSENFACPESGFTLEEIEPRLFSFNSPYGACSSCNGLGKKISVDANLIVPDETLSISEGALKPVGQMHANSGSLRNVILSLAENCKFSLDIPWKNIDEKVKDLILFGSRELKFQGLVSILEHQMDYNEALIEKYCSIMHCKECTGYRLRKEALTVKIDEKHIGEISELSIDESLKWFENLPDKLTEQHKQISNKILNEIIKRLTFLKDVGLNYLTLDRESSTLSGGESQRIRLASQIGSGLTGVLYVLDEPSIGLHQCDNDRLIATLKNLRDMGNTVIVVEHDEDTIMAADYVIDIGPGAGVNGGKVVAEGTPGQVQKNLESITGQYLSGKKEISISKRRKQATQFIKVVNACENHLKNINVEFPIGNLICVTGISGGGKSSLVIETLYKYSAQKINHSSVKHGRCDKIEGLEYIDKIIEVDQSPIGRTPASNPATYVGMFTHIRNWFAGLPESKARGYNVSRFSFNTKGGRCEACKGDGHLKIEMHFLPDVYVKCEQCRGQRYNRETLEVTYKGKSISDVLDMTIDQACDFFADLPMIKEKLISLQEVGLGYITLGQSSTTLSGGEAQRIKLSKELSKRFTGKILYILDEPTTGLHFEDVNNLLKILHRLVDLGNTVIVIEHNLHVIKTADYIIDIGPEGGVKGGEVVAVGTPEKVAQTPESVTGKYLKTYLLDQVSTIS